From the genome of Ananas comosus cultivar F153 linkage group 18, ASM154086v1, whole genome shotgun sequence, one region includes:
- the LOC109723885 gene encoding uncharacterized protein LOC109723885: MSSGCKSAVGCVDARVPMRATYVNLYKWPESDAEFVRGLSEKSHTDHTAARGLTNNAHVRRNSPATRFGPSPAVVDSYSCRQIFLKSYTFTKKETVSEKTVRCFGKVKERAACGCPRSDSGEFTDGGTFIGRATNDQNQKNKKKTSTNAKRKNNKKSKGCVKRLKEASYSALSSIFHGLLSCGVGVDVEDQRFEGS, encoded by the coding sequence ATGAGCTCCGGGTGCAAATCGGCGGTGGGGTGCGTCGACGCGCGCGTGCCGATGCGGGCGACGTACGTGAACCTCTACAAGTGGCCCGAGTCCGACGCGGAGTTCGTGCGAGGGTTGTCGGAGAAGAGCCACACCGACCATACCGCCGCCCGCGGTTTGACGAACAATGCACACGTTAGGAGGAATAGTCCTGCTACCAGGTTCGGGCCGAGCCCTGCGGTGGTCGATAGCTATTCGTGCCGGCAGATCTTTCTGAAGAGCTACACATTCACGAAGAAAGAAACCGTCTCGGAGAAGACGGTGCGGTGCTTCGGAAAAGTTAAGGAGCGAGCGGCCTGCGGTTGCCCGCGAAGCGACAGCGGCGAATTTACCGACGGCGGTACTTTTATCGGTCGCGCGACGAATGATCAGAATcaaaagaacaagaagaaaaCGAGTACGAATGCGAAGAGGAAGAATAATAAGAAGAGTAAGGGATGCGTGAAGAGATTGAAGGAGGCCTCGTACTCCGCGCTTAGCTCGATCTTCCATGGCCTTCTATCGTGCGGCGTCGGGGTTGATGTGGAGGATCAACGCTTCGAGGGTTCGTGa
- the LOC109724422 gene encoding protein SIEL isoform X2, whose product MERLLLERFHLHLSPTSSSSSSSPLRLTRSLAIARALMANRDSSDTTRRSTADALVRALADHGSDASFLRGALYFLGEAAALHPSLAPAVLSAVRSFLDGPDRLAADALAALAAIARSSSMGFSFVASVLDGDLVLSLVRSSSVAVRSRILDLLVSSIYKSRGSVILGHNCLFRVFLALTVDLYPSLRIAAINGLIALCKEIGADADSLIVRCCYNRAVELLKDEDELVRSAAVRLVSSCRELFRVGAKGTDSSEQTELIFVQLCSMARDMSKQVRIEAFDALGNVKEVSESALLQSLSKKVLGNRSGSKIVSKCEKETKLSFSRAAGTFIHGIEDEHHEVRAITCKSLGMLAIFSVRFADEALSLLMDMLNDDAEVVRLQTLETIFLMATYDHLKVQEKHMHMFLGLLADISALVRTAARKSLRLMKLPNLEIFKLVIDGLITNLETNPEEEEDIFYVLFFVGKNHRKFSAKLAKDLAKEIKPSSGEMTLDNPRISAMLVVSISSSFPDKKYTCDIPAVIFSYAATLLGRISCALQDVIHRDALLAYLCRYSGMPFLDKTSDSKEAGEICSPPNQNEASDCCKVTVSDSHEPQHSKEKEEHLSEELMQSVEVILKTVGQTWPLVKACRAYEVQRIFRTCKEELEMLAQSASGPASAFLDFALQYVQVIQLVAEFWEQIQAKSSHSFGMVALEILVEKIDMSLKRLTYCFRGLHSEIEFHILELSLFATILRLSKFGIFSDSVLKKLQKIISRLEFLSSEGSIMLSDFSKEVSKAVSERRMNSASQQINHCNLLDLFDLRQITFYGGFKSIKGELRALDNNSENPLLYISGLPVGIRYHITLCNVSNNDRLWLRMVVGESIEYVFLDLGQFGGNDDERSCTIVLPFYATPNASSFVLRACLCIECPSENMIYWKENQGGPKGEIALLFEECDVYFANIGKR is encoded by the exons GCCCTCGCCGACCACGGCAGCGACGCCTCCTTCCTCCGCGGCGCCCTCTACTTCCTCGGCGAGGCCGCAGCTCTCCACCCTTCCCTCGCCCCGGCGGTGCTCTCCGCTGTCCGATCCTTCCTCGACGGCCCCGATCGCCTCGCCGCGGACGCTCTCGCCGCTCTCGCTGCCATAGCCCGAAGCAGCAGTATGGGGTTCTCTTTCGTCGCATCTGTTTTGGATGGGGATCTCGTGCTTTCGCTTGTGCGGAGCTCGAGTGTTGCTGTGCGATCGCGGATACTTGATCTGTTGGTCTCGAGCATATATAAATCTCGGGGCAGTGTTATTTTAGGGCATAATTGTTTGTTTCGAGTGTTCCTAGCTCTCACTGTCGACCTCTACCCATCCTTGAGAATAGCTGCAATTAATGGCTTAATCGCACTCTGCAAGGAAATTGGGGCTGATGCGGACAGTTTGATTGTTAGATGTTGCTATAACCGTGCTGTCGAGCTTCTTAAGGATGAGGATGAGCTTGTGAGATCAGCTGCTGTTAGATTG GTCAGTTCGTGCAGGGAGTTGTTCAGGGTGGGTGCAAAGGGAACGGATAGCAGTGAACAAACGGAGCTAATATTTGTTCAG CTTTGTTCGATGGCAAGAGACATGAGTAAGCAGGTCAGAATTGAAGCTTTCGATGCTCTTGGAAATGTCAAGGAGGTTTCTGAGAGTGCTCTGTTACAATCATTGTCTAAGAAAGTTCTAGGGAACAGGAGTGGAAGCAAAATCGTCAGCAAATGTGAAAAAGAAACCAAACTTTCTTTTTCACGTGCTGCTGGCACGTTTATACACGGAATTGAGGATGAACACCATGAG GTAAGGGCAATCACCTGTAAATCTTTGGGGATGCTCGCTATATTCTCTGTCCGGTTTGCTGATGAGGCATTAAGCTTATTAATGGATATGTTGAACGATGATGCAGAAGTGGTCCGACTGCAGACTTTGGAAACAATATTTCTTATGGCAACATATGATCATCTAAAAGTGCAGGAGAAGCATATGCACATG TTCCTTGGTTTATTGGCTGATATCAGTGCCTTAGTCAGAACTGCTGCGCGGAAATCCCTTCGGCTAATGAAATTGCCCAATCTTGAGATATTCAAATTAGTCATTGATGGTCTTATTACGAACTTGGAGACAAACCCGGAG gaagaagaagatatattctatgttttattttttgttggtaaGAACCACAGAAAGTTCTCGGCGAAGTTAGCTAAAGATTTGGCAAAAGAG ATAAAACCAAGTTCTGGGGAGATGACTTTGGACAACCCTAGAATTTCAGCAATGCTGGTGGTATCAATCTCCTCTTCTTTCCCTGACAAGAAGTATACATGCGATATTCCGGCAGTAATATTTTCTTATGCAGCCACATTACTAGGCAGGATATCCTGTGCTTTGCAAGATGTTATACATCGAGATGCACTTTTGGCCTATTTATGTCGTTACAGTGGGATGCCTTTTTTGGACAAAACATCAGATTCTAAAGAGGCTGGCGAAATATGCAGCCCCCCTAATCAAAATGAAGCATCAGATTGTTGTAAGGTTACTGTGTCAGACTCGCACGAGCCTCAACATtctaaagagaaagaagagcacTTAAGTGAAGAGCTAATGCAATCTGTAGAGGTGATTCTTAAAACAGTTGGACAAACTTGGCCTTTGGTGAAGGCATGTAGAGCGTATGAGGTGCAAAGAATATTCAG AACTTGCAAGGAGGAGTTGGAAATGCTAGCTCAGAGTGCTTCTGGACCTGCTAGtgcttttttggattttgcttTGCAATATGTTCAGGTGATCCAGTTAGTTGCTGAATTCTGGGAGCAAATACAGGCCAAAAGTTCTCACTCTTTTGGAATGGTGGCACTTGAAATATTGGTGGAAAAAATAGATATGTCGCTTAAAAGATTGACGTATTGTTTTCGCGGGCTGCACAGTGAAATCGAGTTCCATATTTTAGAGCTCTCCTTGTTTGCTACCATACTTAGATTGTCAAAGTTTGGAATTTTCTCTGACTCCGTGTTGAAGAAGCTGCAGAAAATAATTTCTCGGTTGGAATTTCTCAGCTCAGAAGGGTCCATTATGCTTTCTGATTTCTCTAAAGAAGTAAGCAAAGCAGTTAGTGAAAGGAGGATGAATAGTGCTTCTCAGCAGATTAATCATTGCAATTTACTTGACCTCTTTGATCTTCGGCAGATTACATTTTATGGTGGCTTTAAAAGCATAAAAGGAGAATTACGAGCTCTCGATAACAACTCTGAGAATCCCCTCTTATATATTTCAGGATTGCCTGTGGGTATTAGGTATCACATCACTCTTTGCAACGTGTCAAATAATGACAGATTGTGGCTCCGCATGGTTGTTGGTGAATCAATTGAATATGTTTTCCTGGATTTAGGTCAGTTTGGAGGCAATGATGATGAGAGGAGCTGCACTATTGTTCTTCCGTTCTATGCAACTCCTAATGCATCTTCATTTGTCTTGAGGGCTTGTCTATGTATTGAATGCCCATCAGAAAATATGATTTATTGGAAGGAAAACCAAGGAGGGCCAAAAGGTGAGATAGCTTTACTTTTTGAGGAATGTGATGTTTACTTTGCTAATATTGGCAAGAGATAA
- the LOC109724422 gene encoding protein SIEL isoform X1, with amino-acid sequence MERLLLERFHLHLSPTSSSSSSSPLRLTRSLAIARALMANRDSSDTTRRSTADALVRALADHGSDASFLRGALYFLGEAAALHPSLAPAVLSAVRSFLDGPDRLAADALAALAAIARSSSMGFSFVASVLDGDLVLSLVRSSSVAVRSRILDLLVSSIYKSRGSVILGHNCLFRVFLALTVDLYPSLRIAAINGLIALCKEIGADADSLIVRCCYNRAVELLKDEDELVRSAAVRLVSSCRELFRVGAKGTDSSEQTELIFVQLCSMARDMSKQVRIEAFDALGNVKEVSESALLQSLSKKVLGNRSGSKIVSKCEKETKLSFSRAAGTFIHGIEDEHHEVRAITCKSLGMLAIFSVRFADEALSLLMDMLNDDAEVVRLQTLETIFLMATYDHLKVQEKHMHMFLGLLADISALVRTAARKSLRLMKLPNLEIFKLVIDGLITNLETNPEEEEDIFYVLFFVGKNHRKFSAKLAKDLAKELQIKPSSGEMTLDNPRISAMLVVSISSSFPDKKYTCDIPAVIFSYAATLLGRISCALQDVIHRDALLAYLCRYSGMPFLDKTSDSKEAGEICSPPNQNEASDCCKVTVSDSHEPQHSKEKEEHLSEELMQSVEVILKTVGQTWPLVKACRAYEVQRIFRTCKEELEMLAQSASGPASAFLDFALQYVQVIQLVAEFWEQIQAKSSHSFGMVALEILVEKIDMSLKRLTYCFRGLHSEIEFHILELSLFATILRLSKFGIFSDSVLKKLQKIISRLEFLSSEGSIMLSDFSKEVSKAVSERRMNSASQQINHCNLLDLFDLRQITFYGGFKSIKGELRALDNNSENPLLYISGLPVGIRYHITLCNVSNNDRLWLRMVVGESIEYVFLDLGQFGGNDDERSCTIVLPFYATPNASSFVLRACLCIECPSENMIYWKENQGGPKGEIALLFEECDVYFANIGKR; translated from the exons GCCCTCGCCGACCACGGCAGCGACGCCTCCTTCCTCCGCGGCGCCCTCTACTTCCTCGGCGAGGCCGCAGCTCTCCACCCTTCCCTCGCCCCGGCGGTGCTCTCCGCTGTCCGATCCTTCCTCGACGGCCCCGATCGCCTCGCCGCGGACGCTCTCGCCGCTCTCGCTGCCATAGCCCGAAGCAGCAGTATGGGGTTCTCTTTCGTCGCATCTGTTTTGGATGGGGATCTCGTGCTTTCGCTTGTGCGGAGCTCGAGTGTTGCTGTGCGATCGCGGATACTTGATCTGTTGGTCTCGAGCATATATAAATCTCGGGGCAGTGTTATTTTAGGGCATAATTGTTTGTTTCGAGTGTTCCTAGCTCTCACTGTCGACCTCTACCCATCCTTGAGAATAGCTGCAATTAATGGCTTAATCGCACTCTGCAAGGAAATTGGGGCTGATGCGGACAGTTTGATTGTTAGATGTTGCTATAACCGTGCTGTCGAGCTTCTTAAGGATGAGGATGAGCTTGTGAGATCAGCTGCTGTTAGATTG GTCAGTTCGTGCAGGGAGTTGTTCAGGGTGGGTGCAAAGGGAACGGATAGCAGTGAACAAACGGAGCTAATATTTGTTCAG CTTTGTTCGATGGCAAGAGACATGAGTAAGCAGGTCAGAATTGAAGCTTTCGATGCTCTTGGAAATGTCAAGGAGGTTTCTGAGAGTGCTCTGTTACAATCATTGTCTAAGAAAGTTCTAGGGAACAGGAGTGGAAGCAAAATCGTCAGCAAATGTGAAAAAGAAACCAAACTTTCTTTTTCACGTGCTGCTGGCACGTTTATACACGGAATTGAGGATGAACACCATGAG GTAAGGGCAATCACCTGTAAATCTTTGGGGATGCTCGCTATATTCTCTGTCCGGTTTGCTGATGAGGCATTAAGCTTATTAATGGATATGTTGAACGATGATGCAGAAGTGGTCCGACTGCAGACTTTGGAAACAATATTTCTTATGGCAACATATGATCATCTAAAAGTGCAGGAGAAGCATATGCACATG TTCCTTGGTTTATTGGCTGATATCAGTGCCTTAGTCAGAACTGCTGCGCGGAAATCCCTTCGGCTAATGAAATTGCCCAATCTTGAGATATTCAAATTAGTCATTGATGGTCTTATTACGAACTTGGAGACAAACCCGGAG gaagaagaagatatattctatgttttattttttgttggtaaGAACCACAGAAAGTTCTCGGCGAAGTTAGCTAAAGATTTGGCAAAAGAG TTGCAGATAAAACCAAGTTCTGGGGAGATGACTTTGGACAACCCTAGAATTTCAGCAATGCTGGTGGTATCAATCTCCTCTTCTTTCCCTGACAAGAAGTATACATGCGATATTCCGGCAGTAATATTTTCTTATGCAGCCACATTACTAGGCAGGATATCCTGTGCTTTGCAAGATGTTATACATCGAGATGCACTTTTGGCCTATTTATGTCGTTACAGTGGGATGCCTTTTTTGGACAAAACATCAGATTCTAAAGAGGCTGGCGAAATATGCAGCCCCCCTAATCAAAATGAAGCATCAGATTGTTGTAAGGTTACTGTGTCAGACTCGCACGAGCCTCAACATtctaaagagaaagaagagcacTTAAGTGAAGAGCTAATGCAATCTGTAGAGGTGATTCTTAAAACAGTTGGACAAACTTGGCCTTTGGTGAAGGCATGTAGAGCGTATGAGGTGCAAAGAATATTCAG AACTTGCAAGGAGGAGTTGGAAATGCTAGCTCAGAGTGCTTCTGGACCTGCTAGtgcttttttggattttgcttTGCAATATGTTCAGGTGATCCAGTTAGTTGCTGAATTCTGGGAGCAAATACAGGCCAAAAGTTCTCACTCTTTTGGAATGGTGGCACTTGAAATATTGGTGGAAAAAATAGATATGTCGCTTAAAAGATTGACGTATTGTTTTCGCGGGCTGCACAGTGAAATCGAGTTCCATATTTTAGAGCTCTCCTTGTTTGCTACCATACTTAGATTGTCAAAGTTTGGAATTTTCTCTGACTCCGTGTTGAAGAAGCTGCAGAAAATAATTTCTCGGTTGGAATTTCTCAGCTCAGAAGGGTCCATTATGCTTTCTGATTTCTCTAAAGAAGTAAGCAAAGCAGTTAGTGAAAGGAGGATGAATAGTGCTTCTCAGCAGATTAATCATTGCAATTTACTTGACCTCTTTGATCTTCGGCAGATTACATTTTATGGTGGCTTTAAAAGCATAAAAGGAGAATTACGAGCTCTCGATAACAACTCTGAGAATCCCCTCTTATATATTTCAGGATTGCCTGTGGGTATTAGGTATCACATCACTCTTTGCAACGTGTCAAATAATGACAGATTGTGGCTCCGCATGGTTGTTGGTGAATCAATTGAATATGTTTTCCTGGATTTAGGTCAGTTTGGAGGCAATGATGATGAGAGGAGCTGCACTATTGTTCTTCCGTTCTATGCAACTCCTAATGCATCTTCATTTGTCTTGAGGGCTTGTCTATGTATTGAATGCCCATCAGAAAATATGATTTATTGGAAGGAAAACCAAGGAGGGCCAAAAGGTGAGATAGCTTTACTTTTTGAGGAATGTGATGTTTACTTTGCTAATATTGGCAAGAGATAA